The Lactuca sativa cultivar Salinas chromosome 2, Lsat_Salinas_v11, whole genome shotgun sequence genome includes a window with the following:
- the LOC111886297 gene encoding plastid-lipid-associated protein 6, chloroplastic, giving the protein MASSLIHSTITSSNACPQSAFPTLNKVVGFKHSHILFPKRRRPLILLASIDEKVPTSDSTTPSFPGFDLPEVPDLTKGDTLKSLKLKLLSSVSGLNRGLAASEDDLKKADSAAKEIEKVGGPVDLTADLDKLQGKWKLIYSSAFSSRTLGGSRPGPSLGRLLPITLGQVFQRIDTLSKDFDNIVELQLGAPWPLEPVEVTATLAHKFEIIGSSTIKIIFEKTTVKTTGNLSQLPPLEVPQLPEQFRPSTNRGSGDFEVTYLDSDLRVTRGDRGELRVFVVA; this is encoded by the exons ATGGCGTCTTCGCTGATTCACTCCACAATTACATCCTCCAATGCTTGCCCACAATCTGCTTTCCCAACTCTAAACAAGGTCGTTGGTTTCAAGCATAGCCATATCCTCTTTCCCAAAAGAAGAAGACCCCTCATTCTCTTGGCCTCCATTGACGAAAAAGTTCCCACTTCGGACTCAACTACACCGTCGTTTCCCGGGTTTGATCTTCCCGAAGTTCCCGATCTAACGAAGGGCGATACACTCAAGTCTTTGAAGCTTAAATTACTG AGTTCTGTTTCTGGGCTTAACAGAGGGCTTGCTGCAAGTGAAGATGATTTGAAGAAGGCAGATTCTGCAGCCAAAGAAATCGAAAAAGTTGGAGGACCTGTTGATCTCACAGCTGATCTTGACAAACTTCAAGGAAAATGGAAACTGATATACAGCAGTGCATTCTCCTCTAGAACCCTAGGTGGAAGCCGCCCTGGGCCGTCACTAGGCAGGCTACTTCCGATAACTCTTGGCCAG GTATTTCAACGTATTGATACCTTGAGTAAAGATTTCGATAACATAGTGGAGCTTCAACTTGGTGCTCCATGGCCACTTGAACCAGTGGAAGTGACTGCTACATTAGCCCATAAATTTGAGATCATAG GATCTTCTACGATTAAAATCATATTCGAGAAAACAACTGTAAAGACAACAGGAAATTTATCACAGCTGCCTCCACTTGAGGTACCCCAGCTACCCGAACAATTTAGGCCATCGACCAATAGAGGAAGTGGTGATTTTGAAGTTACTTACCTTGATTCGGATCTTCGTGTTACAAGAGGTGATAGGGGTGAACTTAGAGTGTTTGTGGTTGCATAA
- the LOC111886277 gene encoding CRIB domain-containing protein RIC7, translated as MKGLFRGLRCIFDTDDEKEPEIQIGNPTDVKHVAHIGCDGPSTPAPSWMNEFQSGSDSQSGDKNAGSKDLGAATASPSRPTKTRQSKRQPTSSSLGTSDSSENPNHKPRKSKTSNSDTKKIKSSILGSDSQAQEQSGKKTRKKKGESTRSSKTKNKDADSGCSDGVCKKPVD; from the exons ATGAAAGGTTTATTCAGAGGCCTACGTTGCATATTTG ACACAGATGATGAAAAAGAGCCAGAAATTCAGATTGGTAATCCCACGGATGTTAAACACGTCGCACATATTGGATGTGATGGTCCTTCTACCCCGGCGCCTAGTTGG ATGAACGAGTTTCAAAGTGGTTCCGATTCTCAATCCGGTGACAAAAACGCTGGATCAAAAG ATCTTGGGGCCGCCACTGCTTCACCTAGCCGCCCAACAAAGACAAGGCAATCCAAGCGGCAACCAACTAGTTCCTCCCTGGGGACCAGCGACTCATCTGAAAATCCCAATCACAAGCCAAGAAAGAGCAAGACAAGTAATAGTGATACCAAAAAGATCAAGAGCTCAATTCTTGGGTCAGACTCACAAGCACAAGAACAAAGTGGGAAAAAAACCCGAAAGAAGAAAGGTGAATCAACAAGATCTTCCAAAACCAAAAACAAAGATGCGGATTCTGGATGTAGTGATGGGGTGTGCAAAAAACCAgtcgattga